The following proteins are encoded in a genomic region of Dysgonomonadaceae bacterium PH5-43:
- a CDS encoding putative ABC transport system ATP-binding protein (product_source=KO:K02003; cath_funfam=3.40.50.300; cog=COG1136; ko=KO:K02003; pfam=PF00005; smart=SM00382; superfamily=52540), with product MKEKKEILKIDTLRRDFTVGSETVHALRGVSFSVMEGEFVSIMGTSGSGKSTLLNILGCLDKPTSGEYYIDNIPVSGMTKDELATLRNRKIGFVFQSYNLLSRTSALDNVMLPMLYNNTISAKEKKERAIEAIKQVGLESRMDHMPNQLSGGQQQRVAIARAIVNDPVILLADEATGNLDTRTSYEIMSLFQKLNEEGKTIAFVTHETDISIFTKRIIQLRDGNIIKNEPIETRSAKAALDSLPQQEDY from the coding sequence ATGAAAGAGAAGAAAGAAATATTAAAAATAGATACACTACGACGCGACTTTACTGTAGGTAGTGAAACCGTTCATGCTCTTAGAGGGGTTTCGTTTTCTGTAATGGAAGGTGAGTTTGTAAGTATTATGGGTACAAGTGGTAGTGGTAAGTCCACATTGTTGAATATACTTGGTTGTTTGGATAAGCCTACTTCGGGAGAATATTATATAGATAATATACCTGTTAGCGGTATGACTAAAGATGAATTGGCAACTTTGCGTAATCGCAAGATTGGATTCGTGTTTCAGTCTTACAACCTACTGTCTCGTACATCTGCGTTGGATAATGTTATGCTGCCTATGCTTTATAATAATACTATTTCGGCAAAGGAAAAGAAAGAAAGAGCAATAGAAGCTATTAAGCAAGTGGGTTTGGAATCGCGTATGGATCATATGCCCAACCAACTATCGGGCGGACAACAACAACGAGTTGCTATTGCACGTGCTATAGTTAACGACCCTGTAATTCTTCTCGCTGATGAAGCAACGGGTAATTTAGATACACGTACTTCTTATGAGATAATGAGCTTATTTCAGAAATTAAATGAAGAGGGGAAAACAATAGCATTTGTTACTCACGAAACAGATATTTCTATTTTTACTAAGCGAATTATTCAACTTAGAGATGGTAATATTATTAAAAACGAACCAATAGAAACTCGTTCGGCTAAAGCAGCTTTAGATAGTTTGCCTCAGCAAGAAGACTATTGA